The sequence TGTCGGTCATGGTGCCAACAATATCGGGTGATACCGCCGGGTCAATATCCAGCCGTAACTCATGCCACTCTGGCGTGTTGAAGCCCCGAGTTGTCTGGTTTTTCCGTTTGGAGCCGCAGCCCACGTGTAACAAAATAGGCACTGTTTCATCCACACGATAAGGTCGAAATTGTCCCAGGTTGGGTCTGGATGGGTAGCACATCTCGCCTGAGCATGACCTACCCGGATAATTTTTAGTCAGTCGGCAAAATCATATCATACTGACACCGCCCATCTCAAAAAATGATCTAAAAATCCCGCTATCTCTAGCGTTATAGGGGAATTGCCGGTACACTAAAAAGGTACTTTTGCTTAAATCACCCATGTCTCGCCAACCAACCGTGCTTTGGGCAGTGTAAATATGGTTCATTGTGCAAAATTTTCGGCAGGGCGGCACAAAAAATAAATATGGATAGATTCCTATCCCAAGTTTTTTTTCGCCATCACCCCATGCCGCTGTTTGATGAGCGTTTTCCTCAAAAAAAAATTACCCAAAGGTGAGGCAGTATGCGTGTTTTATTGATTTATCCCCAATTTCCACCCAGTTTTTGGTCATTTGAAAATACCCTGAAGTTAATTAATCTCAAAGCCCAACTCCCCCCCTTGGGGATGCTGACGGTGGCGGCACTTCTGCCCCAAACCTGGGAATTTAAGCTGGTGGATCGCAACGTGCGGGAGGTGACCGCATCCGAATGGGACTGGGCGGAATTGGTGATCCTTTCGGCCATGATTGTGCAAAAAGAGGATTTTGCCAGACAAATTCAACGGGCCAAACAACGGGGCAAATTGGTGGCGGTGGGGGGGCCCTATGCTACGGCATTACCCGCAGAAGCGCAGGCCGCAGGCGCCGATTTTTTGGTCTTAGATGAGGGGGAAATTACCCTGCCCATGCTGGTGAACGCCTTGGCACGGGGGGAAACCCAGGGTATTTTTCGGGCGAACGGGGAAAAACCAGCGGTGACGGAAACGCCGGTGCCTCGGTTTGATTTATTGCAGATGTCTGCCTATGCGGAAATGTCCGTGCAATTTTCCCGGGGTTGTCCCTTTCAATGCGAATTTTGCGACATTATCGTCCTCTATGGGCGCAAACCCCGCACCAAAACCCCGGCGCAATTATTAGCAGAATTGCAGTGTTTATATGACCTAGGGTGGCGCAAAAGTATTTTTGTAGTGGATGATAATTTCATTGGCAATAAACGCAACGTCAAACTCTTTTTACAGGCACTCAAACCCTGGTTAGAAGAACGGAATTATCCTTTCTCCTTTGGGACGGAAGCCTCGGTGAATTTAGCAGAAGACCAGGAGTTGATGGATTTGATGGTATCCTGCAATTTTGGCACGGTCTTTTTAGGGATTGAAACCCCGGATGCGGACAGTTTAGAACGCACCCGCAAATTCCAAAATAATCGGGACCCATTGCGGGAATCAGTACTCACGATTGCCCGGTCAGGGTTACGCATTATGGCGGGTTTTATCATTGGTTTTGATGGGGAAAAAGCGGGGGCAGGGCAACGGATTGTGGAATTTGTTGAGGATACGGCGATTCCCACCGCAATGTTGAGTATGTTGCAGGCGTTACCGGATACAGCCCTATGGCATCGGCTGCAAAAAGAAGGGCGGTTACTCAATGGTAAAGGGGATATTCACCAGGCGACTTTAATGAACTTTGTCCCCACCCGTCCCCTCGGGGAAGTCACCCGGGAATTTGTGGATGCTTTTTGGAATTTGTATGAACCCCAAGCGATGCTCAAACGCACGTATCAACATTATTTAATCCTTGGGAAAGCCCGTCGCCAACGCTATCAAAAACGGTCAAAATCCCAGGAAAAAGCACCCATCAATTGGGTCTATGTGCGGGCTTTATTGATTCTCTGTTGGCGGCAAGGGGTAAAGCGTTCCACTCGCTGGCAATTTTGGCTTTATTTAGCGCATATTCTCTGGCAATATCCCCAGGTAGTAAGTAGTTACCTTTCCGTGTGTGCCCAGGCGGAACATTTCTTGGAATATCGGCAAATTGTGCGGCGCCATATCGAAATGCAATTAGAGGAAGTTTTAGCACCAAATGAAAATAACCCTATACCTGTACCAGTAACTTCTGGGTAGTTTATTCATTGATTTCCAGATGCTTCTGTGAGCTAATTACTACTAGCAATATGGAGAAAAAAAATGGGTCAAAGCAATGAGATAGAAGTGCCCTTTATACTCTTTGGGTATTGCTGAATTTTTTGTGCCGGTTATGTGCTTGCCCCCTTGGTTGCACTGGCTCGATGAATGTCCCAGTACCAACACTTGGGCATTACAATCGCTGGACAGATTAGCCCAGGGCGATGTGGTCTTTACCCCCCGACAGACGGCAGGACGGGGACAACAGGAACGCCCTTGGTATGCGCCACCGGGAGTTTTAACCGCTTCGTTTATTTTAGAACCGCTGGCTCCCCCCGAATTGCCCTGGTTGAGTTTGGCGGCGGGGTTGGCGGTGATCCATGCGGTCGAGGATTTACTGCCCTTGCCTGCCCTGGCGTTGGGGATCAAATGGCCGAACGATGTCCTGCTCTGGGGGCGGAAGGTGGCGGGGGTGCTGTGCGAAGCCCGGTTGCCCAAAGCGGTGGTCGGGGTGGGGCTGAATCGGCAGGTGGATTGGCCAAGGGTTTTGGCAGGGGGCACGATGGATGTATCCCCGGCTCAGGTGGCGAGTCTTTCGGAGGTGAGCGATACGCCGCCGGAGGTACTGCCTTTGTTAACACAATTGCGAGATTACTTTTTGCAGGCTCATGGGGTAATTCGGCAGAAGGGCTTGACCGGGCTTTTGCCCCAACTGCGCCAGCGGGATGTGCTGTATAGTTGTCCGCTGGTTGTCCATACATCGGACGGGATGCTTAGCGGGGTGGGGGCGGGGATTGACGCTTGGGGGCGGTTACAGGTGCAACGGGCCGATGGAACAGTGCAAGCCTTGTCCGCCGGTCGGGTGGTGCGCTGGGAGCCTTCACGCCGCTGGGATGAGTAAAAGCACGATTTGTCCCGCTGTCACGGCTTGTCCGGGTTGACAGAGGATTTGGGCAACGGTAGCGTCTAGGGGGCTAAGCACCGCAATTTCGGTTTTCATGGCTTCGATAATCATCAACTTTTCCCCGGCATGAACCACTGCTTGCGGGGTGACCACCACCTGCCAAACCGTGCCACTGACTTCCGCCCGCACCGCCACCTGCCCTGGGGGGATGGGAATTTCCGTCGCCTCTAGCGGAGCAGTTGCCGCTTCCGTGTCCGGTCGGTCAAATTCCCCAGCCGCTACCCACCGTTCCCGTTCGGCATCAAAGGCGTTTTGTTGTTGAGTTTTGAAAGCCTGAATGGATGCGGCATGGTCTTGCAGAAATTGCTGATAGTCCCCCAGATGAAACGTTTCCTCGTGAATGTCTAATTTCACCCGCCCATAGGTCACATCCTCCCGGTAGCGCTGGAGTTCCGCCCCGGTGACTGGGAAAAAGCGAATTTGGTCAAAAAACCGCAACAGCCAGGGCTGGGTAAAATCGGCAGTCCGGTAATAGCGATTCCACACGGGCACCGTGCGCCCCACCAACTGATACCCCCCCGGTCCTTCCATGCCGTAAATGCACAGATACGCCCCGCCAATTCCCACCGCATTCTCCGGCGTCCAGGTGCGGGCAGGGTTGTATTTGGTTGTGACCAGCCGATGCCGGGGGTCAAGCGGGGTTGCCACCGGTGCCCCCAGATACACATCCCCCAACCCCAGCACCAAATAACTCGCTCCAAACACAATGTCATACACCTGCTGGACATCCGCCAAGCCATTCACCCGCCGGATAAATTCCAAATTGCTCGGACACCAAGGCGCATCCGGTCGCACCGACTGCATATATTTAGTGATGGCAAGCTGGATCGATTCATCATTCCAGGACAGGGGCAAATGCACGATGCGGGTGGGCACGGTCATCTGCGCCACGTCAGGTAATTCGGCTTCCGCCGTTGCTAATATATCCAAAAGTTCAGAACGGGGCAGTCGCTGGTTATCGTAATGCACTTGTAATGAGCGAATACCGGGGGTCAGGTCAATAATGCCGGGAATCTTTTGCGCTTGCAACCAGGTCATCAGCCCATGCACCCGGAACCGCAGGGTCAAATCCAAAGTTAACGGCCCGTATTCGATCAATATATATTTGTCCCCCGCCTGCCGATAGGTCACCCCCACCGGATGGGGAGCCGTCATCTGCTTGAGTACTGGTTCCGTAGCCACTGGTACGGCGGGGATAGGCGGTAGGGGCGCCAGGCGAGCCAGTTCTTCTTCCTGTCGCTGTTCCCAGGCGCAGGCGGTCGGTTCATCCATCGGGAAAAATCGCACCCGGTCCCCCGGTCTCAACTGCCCGATTTTCCACAGTTCCGCCTGCACAATCGTCGCCGGACAGACAAACCCCCCCAAACTCGGCCCGTCGTACCCCAAAATGATCGGCATATCCCCGGTAAAGTCAATCGTGCCGATGGCATAGGCGTTGTCGTGGATGTTGGAAGGGTGCAGACCCGCTTCCCCCCCATCCGGTCTGGCCCAGGTGGGCGCCGGGCCAATCAGCCTTATCCCCGTGCGGGCCGAATTGTGATGCACCACCCAGGCGTGGCTCAACAGCAGTTCCATATCCTGCGGGGTAAAAAAATCCGGTGCCCCGTGGGGACCCACCATCACAGCGATTTCCCAGGCATCCGTGTATTGGGGAATTAAGTCCGGGGGCAAAACTGCCGGTTGGTCCTGCCCATCCCAGGGTGTCAGCGGCAACCCATCCCCCGCCCGCAGGACTCTGCCGCCATGTCCGCCAAATTGCCCCAGGGTAAAGGTCGCCCGACTGCCCAAATACTCCGGCACCGACACCCCCCCCTGCACCGTAATATAGGTGCGATACCCCGCCCCCTGCACCGCCTTCAGGGTCAACACACTCCCGGCTTGCACCGTCACCGTCTGCCAGTAGGGAACCGGTTGCCCGTCCAGAGTCGCAGGCATCATCGCCCCAGTCAGGCAAATGCGGGTCGGTGCATTAAAGCGCAGGGTCGGCCCCGCCATCGTACATTCCAGCCCAGCCGCCCCCAGGGGATTGCCCAGCAGACGATTGCCCCAGCGAAAGGCTAGGTGATCCATCGGACCCGACGGCGGCACCCCCACATCCCAATACCCCAACCGCCCCGGATAGTCCTGCACGGTAGTAAAGGTACCGGGAGCCAATACGTCAATCGTCTGGGGCTGATAGGTGAATTGGGAGAGCCACTGGGTACTCACTTCGCCCCGCTGAAACTCCGGGGTCGCCACCACCTGTTGCAGGTATTCCAGATTGGTCGCAATCCCTGCCAGAGTGGTGTGCGCCAACACCGTTTGCAACTTTTGGAGCGCCGCCGCCCGGTTTTCCCCATGCACCATCGCTTTCGCCAACAGGGGGTCGTAGAAGGGGGTTACCTCGGTCCCACTGCGAATCCAGGCATCCCACCGGGCACCCTCCGCCAATGCCACATGGGTCAGCACCCCGGCGCTGGGCTGGTGGTTTTTGTGGGGGTCTTCGGCATAAATCCGGACTTGGATGGCATGACCCTGGGGCTGGTGATGATAACGGTCGAAAAAATCCCGTTCCCCGGCAGCCAAACGCACCATCCATTCCACTAAGTCAATACCGCAGACCAACTCGGTGACCCCGTGTTCCACCTGCAACCGGGTATTGACCTCCAGGAAATAAAATTCGCCCGTTGTCCCGTCCACAATAAATTCCACCGTGCCCGCCGACTGGTACTGCACCGCTTCCCCCAACCGTTGCGCCGCTTGGTAGAGTCCCTGCCGCACCGATTCTGGCAACCCTGGCGCTGGCGTTTCCTCGATCACCTTTTGATTGCGCCGCTGGCTGGAACAATCCCGCTCCCCCAGGGTGAGAACCCGCCCCTGCCCATCCCCAAAAATCTGCACCTCCACATGGCGAGCCACAGGAATGTATTTCTCCAGGAACACCCCACTATCCCGGAAATTAGCCTGGCTCAACCGTTGCACCTGCTCATAGGCTACCGCCAATTCCGCCGCATCTTCACACCGACGCATCCCAATTCCCCCGCCCCCCGCCGTACTTTTGAGCATCACCGGATAGCCGATCTGCGCTGCTGCCGCCTGCGCCTCGGTGAGATTATTTAATAAAGAAGTACCAGGAACCAGGGGAATCCCCTGACGGGCCGCCAGATCACGGGCAAGGTGCTTGCGACCAAACTGGCGAATGTGTTCCGGCTTGGGTCCAATAAACACCAGCCCCCGTTGGGCACAGGCACTAGCAAAATCCCCATTTTCGCTGAGAAACCCGTACCCCGGATGGATCGCCGCCGCCCCCACCTGCACCGCCAGGTCCAACACCCGCTCCCCTTGCAGATAACTCTCGCTGGCCAGGGTTCCCCCCAACGCTAACGCTTCCGTCGCCTCCTCTACATGGGGACTGTGCCGATCCGGTTCCGAATAAACCGCCACACTGGCAATCCCCAGCCGGTTTAAGGTGCGGATAATCCGCAGGGCAATTTCCCCCCGATTGGCGACCAGGACTTTGGCGAACATCAGCCCGCCGCATCCCAAATTAGCAACCGCACCGGCGTCGGGTGGTAGGCATTACAGGGATTGTTAATTTGGGGAC comes from Synechococcus sp. C9 and encodes:
- a CDS encoding biotin--[acetyl-CoA-carboxylase] ligase is translated as MCLPPWLHWLDECPSTNTWALQSLDRLAQGDVVFTPRQTAGRGQQERPWYAPPGVLTASFILEPLAPPELPWLSLAAGLAVIHAVEDLLPLPALALGIKWPNDVLLWGRKVAGVLCEARLPKAVVGVGLNRQVDWPRVLAGGTMDVSPAQVASLSEVSDTPPEVLPLLTQLRDYFLQAHGVIRQKGLTGLLPQLRQRDVLYSCPLVVHTSDGMLSGVGAGIDAWGRLQVQRADGTVQALSAGRVVRWEPSRRWDE
- a CDS encoding B12-binding domain-containing radical SAM protein, translating into MRVLLIYPQFPPSFWSFENTLKLINLKAQLPPLGMLTVAALLPQTWEFKLVDRNVREVTASEWDWAELVILSAMIVQKEDFARQIQRAKQRGKLVAVGGPYATALPAEAQAAGADFLVLDEGEITLPMLVNALARGETQGIFRANGEKPAVTETPVPRFDLLQMSAYAEMSVQFSRGCPFQCEFCDIIVLYGRKPRTKTPAQLLAELQCLYDLGWRKSIFVVDDNFIGNKRNVKLFLQALKPWLEERNYPFSFGTEASVNLAEDQELMDLMVSCNFGTVFLGIETPDADSLERTRKFQNNRDPLRESVLTIARSGLRIMAGFIIGFDGEKAGAGQRIVEFVEDTAIPTAMLSMLQALPDTALWHRLQKEGRLLNGKGDIHQATLMNFVPTRPLGEVTREFVDAFWNLYEPQAMLKRTYQHYLILGKARRQRYQKRSKSQEKAPINWVYVRALLILCWRQGVKRSTRWQFWLYLAHILWQYPQVVSSYLSVCAQAEHFLEYRQIVRRHIEMQLEEVLAPNENNPIPVPVTSG
- the uca gene encoding urea carboxylase; translation: MFAKVLVANRGEIALRIIRTLNRLGIASVAVYSEPDRHSPHVEEATEALALGGTLASESYLQGERVLDLAVQVGAAAIHPGYGFLSENGDFASACAQRGLVFIGPKPEHIRQFGRKHLARDLAARQGIPLVPGTSLLNNLTEAQAAAAQIGYPVMLKSTAGGGGIGMRRCEDAAELAVAYEQVQRLSQANFRDSGVFLEKYIPVARHVEVQIFGDGQGRVLTLGERDCSSQRRNQKVIEETPAPGLPESVRQGLYQAAQRLGEAVQYQSAGTVEFIVDGTTGEFYFLEVNTRLQVEHGVTELVCGIDLVEWMVRLAAGERDFFDRYHHQPQGHAIQVRIYAEDPHKNHQPSAGVLTHVALAEGARWDAWIRSGTEVTPFYDPLLAKAMVHGENRAAALQKLQTVLAHTTLAGIATNLEYLQQVVATPEFQRGEVSTQWLSQFTYQPQTIDVLAPGTFTTVQDYPGRLGYWDVGVPPSGPMDHLAFRWGNRLLGNPLGAAGLECTMAGPTLRFNAPTRICLTGAMMPATLDGQPVPYWQTVTVQAGSVLTLKAVQGAGYRTYITVQGGVSVPEYLGSRATFTLGQFGGHGGRVLRAGDGLPLTPWDGQDQPAVLPPDLIPQYTDAWEIAVMVGPHGAPDFFTPQDMELLLSHAWVVHHNSARTGIRLIGPAPTWARPDGGEAGLHPSNIHDNAYAIGTIDFTGDMPIILGYDGPSLGGFVCPATIVQAELWKIGQLRPGDRVRFFPMDEPTACAWEQRQEEELARLAPLPPIPAVPVATEPVLKQMTAPHPVGVTYRQAGDKYILIEYGPLTLDLTLRFRVHGLMTWLQAQKIPGIIDLTPGIRSLQVHYDNQRLPRSELLDILATAEAELPDVAQMTVPTRIVHLPLSWNDESIQLAITKYMQSVRPDAPWCPSNLEFIRRVNGLADVQQVYDIVFGASYLVLGLGDVYLGAPVATPLDPRHRLVTTKYNPARTWTPENAVGIGGAYLCIYGMEGPGGYQLVGRTVPVWNRYYRTADFTQPWLLRFFDQIRFFPVTGAELQRYREDVTYGRVKLDIHEETFHLGDYQQFLQDHAASIQAFKTQQQNAFDAERERWVAAGEFDRPDTEAATAPLEATEIPIPPGQVAVRAEVSGTVWQVVVTPQAVVHAGEKLMIIEAMKTEIAVLSPLDATVAQILCQPGQAVTAGQIVLLLIPAA